The genomic interval tttCTAACTCCTGATAGATACCCCTCTCCCCCACAGATATTGCTCAACCACGTGAGTTCCATCACCACGTACAGTCTCTTGTTTCTCCACAGAGTGGTTCCTCCTCTCCCCAGGTGTGGAGCCATTCTGTGACTGCGTAACTTCCCTCTTTCTTCACTAAAACTCCCACCGCGCCGCTGTCAGTCACTGCCTGGTCTACAATATGCTGGCAGTTCATCATCCCGCCCTTCGTACCTCTATCCTCTCAGTTGGTCACCTCATCACCCTACACCTTCAGCCCTCACCGCCCTAAACGCCCCTCATACTCCATGTCTGGCTCATCACACACCTCCCTCATTACCTTCTGTCCAGTCCCAGACCCCTACTCCCATTGCCCCCCCCACCCATACTCGTCTGATCCATTACCACTTCCCCAACATATCTCGCTACCCGGTGTCTCGTCTGTTATTGCCTTCCCCAAACTACCTCACGGACACCcacccactcacccccttccccaatcACCGTCCTCCCCACCAGCGACCCCAGAGAGCCGCAGCCCATCCCTTACAAAATTCGGTCCCCTGGTAGAGGCGGGACCACAAGAGGTGGTGAAGGTGGGCGGGGATAGGTAGGTAGAACGGGGATAAGGCTTCCTCACACCTTCCTCACTTCCCCATTTGCTGCTGCCTCCGTCCACGGGTGAAGATGCCGCTGGAGTTCGAGCTCTGCCCCGGGCGCCCCATCGGCGGTCCCCACCCCTGCTTCATCATCGCCGAGATCGGCCAGAACCACCAGGGCGACATAGAGATCGCCAAGAAGATGATCCGCATGGCCAAGGTGAGGGACTGGGGGTTTGGAGGGGCTATTCTGGAGGAGTGGGGCGAGAGGAGGACCCGGACAGGGGGGAGAACGGGGACCGGCATCACCTCTGCAGCCGAGCTCCATAATTGTCACTGTAGCTTCAGCTGACGGGCTCTCATCTGCACCCGTCCGTGTCCCGTTCCATAGGCTGGGTCCTGGGATTATCCAAAGTTCTGCTCCCCTGCATTTTGTGCGCGAAGTCTCGTTCTCCAGCTCCCCCGGCGATCGCCTCCTGTATTCTTTCTAACTTGTGCTCCGAAGTTTTTCAATCAATACAGCATCTTTGACAATCTTTCTAATATattaattgcatttttaaattgGTGAGAGGGTCCCTTTTCAAGtgtgaacatagaatatagaaatttacagatctttcagcccacaatgttgtgccgaccatgcgaCCTGCTCAAGCAGCTGTctggaatttccctagcgcataacccttttaaaagaccctattgtatccgcttccaccaccgtcaccatcgccggcagtgcattccacacactcaccactcccagtgtgaaaaacttacccctgacattccttcGGTACCTGTTCCAAGCACttcaaaattatgccccctcgtgttccccATTTCAGTCTTGGGAAAactgcctatccacacgatcaatgcccctcatcatcttatacacctccccgttaggtcacctcttatcctctgacgctccagggagaaaaggtcaggttccctcaacctatcctcataaggcacgccctccaatccaggcaacatccttgtaaatctcctctgctctctctctgtagtatccacattgtgtggtgaccagaactgagcactgtactccaagtggggtctgaccaagatcttatatagctgtaacattacctcacagccctTAACTCGATCCCGCGgtaaatgaatgccaacacaccatacgccttcttaacactgTCAACCTTAAGTAACATCCATGCCTCTCAAGGTCCAGATAAAGACTATCTCCCCTTGATATTAAAcggcattgccatcactgagtcCCCTCATCAACAATGACTAAAACTGAACTAGACTGTCCACGAAACTACCCCGGTACACGAGCAGGTCAGAGGCTGGGCTTCCTGCATTCAGTGATTAGCCCCCGGACTTCCCAAGACCCTGTCCTCATCCATAAAACACGATTCAGAAGAGTGATGGAACAGACCCCTTGCCTGGGTGAGAGCGGCTTAAACTGACACGACAGCCTGCTTGTTCAGTCTGTGCACATCAGTCACTCCGAGCGTTCATTAAATCCACATTTGGCAGAacatagtttctgtgtctgccaGTTACAAAATACAGTTACTAACCCGGATCCGACCGATAGTACCTCACAAACCCGTGACTTCCGCCAGTTCCTCTGCGTGTTTCTCACCATCGCAATTTGAGAATGTATACTGGACTGATGTAACTGATTCAACATGACTCACCTTCATCTCCTCACGGGTAATTATGGATCAGCAACAAATGCTGTCTTTATGGAGGCACCCAGATTCTGAAAATGGTTATCAGATGCATTTTTAAATCATTTGTCAACTCTGCAACTTCTGGGTGGGACAAGGTCTTTCTCCGATCTCTGATCCACCAATTATTTAAATAATCGAAATTGCCCAAGGGCATTGctctaattattttttttctcagtcATGCGCCCTCTGCTGGTCCAACAAATCAATACAGTACTACAATACCCAAATTTTCTTCCTGACAGGAATGACTTTCTAATCCTGCCTTAATTGCTGTTagtttttaatgtcatttctataTATTTTTGCTACAAACAATGTAGATTGTAGAACATACGACAGTGTAGCACAGAGCCAGGACCTTCATCTCGTGATGTTGCAGCAAACTAATTAAACCAGCATTTAAATGCCCAATTTAACTAATCTCTTCTACCTACCCAGTATCTATATCCATCCATTCTCTGAATGTTCACGTgcttatctaagaatctcttaaatgcttCTATTATACACGTATCCACCAGCACACCTGGCAGTGCTTCtccagcacccaccactctgtatttTTAAAAAGGTTGCCCACACGTATCCTTTAAGAAGAAGCATAATCAGCATTTAACTGGCAGTTTAAGTCATTTGGTCTTATTCCTGTGGTTCTATCCATCCCATTTTATTTCCTATTGAGAGTTTTTCCACTGGAATCATTTTTCTCCCTTTCTCAGTTCTCGTAAAGCGGCTCAGAgccaaaacgttaactgtttctcttcctaCGGCTGCTGCTTTATAATACTGACATACTGAATAGATCCTCTTCTTTGCTTCCTATCTGGCTTTGTCCTTTTGAAGTTCTATAATCTATGATCCTGGTTTTCCTGGCACTAATTATGGCCTCTGTTGTGCCTGACTATTACAAGTGAACTTTTATCTGTGTTCTGTTTCCTTTCAGAATTGGTTCTGCTCTCCTGTGAGGAGCATAAAATGTGAGTTCTCCTTGCAAAACTGAGGGAGTACTCTACTATCAGGTGGCGTCTTACGGATTTGATGTAAACCCAGATATGATCTCTGGATGTTCGAGATCCACTTTGAAGAGCACAGCAGTTCTTGGTATTCTGGCAATATTATTCCCAAGCTTAATGACAAGGATCAAGTAAATGTATTTTTGTTTAAGAAAGTTTGAAAGAACTTAAATTTTGTATAAATACAAGTCTTTTACAAGTTTGTACAGGGTTTGAAACTTTAGGTTTATGATGGATATTGTTTTTTAAATCTCTGCTGTCTGTTTCTTTTAGGAATGCGGGGCAGATTGTGCTAAGTTCCAAAAGAGTGAGCTGGAGTACAAATTTAACAAGGCAGCTTTGGAGAGACCTTACACATCCCAGCACTCCTGGGGTGCCACGTATGGTGATCATAAACGCTACCTGGAGTTCAGTCATGAACAATATAGGGAGCTGTCAAAGTTTGCACAAGAAATTGGTATCTTTTTCACAGCGTCTGGCATGGATGAGGTGAGTTCTCTCCGTAGGGTATTTTTAATTTCTAACTATTATTGTTTTGTGATTTGATGCCTTGTAATATGTGGAAAAAATTTGCAGGTGctagataaaaacagaaaatattggagatatttagtaggtcaggcagcatcttatgGGGCGAAAGATGGGACAGTAGCTCCTCACCAGTGTTAGaatctacaggaggcactgccttAAGAAGGCAATATCAataatcatcaaagatccccacaatccCCACCATCTTTTTGTAGATCCCATGGGTCAAGAGCTACAGGAACCTGAAGTCAAGAACCAGCAGATCCAACAACAGCTACTCACCTTCAATCCTGGTTtgattcttgaaccaacctgcacaaccctaatcactatctCAGTAGGCCAACACTGTGGTCTCTTTTCACTAAAATGAATTGTGTTTTGTTCTAATTGCTCTTTCTTGTacaaaattgtgtataatttatgtttaacatgatttttttttgagaaagCTGCTATGTGTTTGTGAtgcaggtaagttttttattGCACCTGGGCATAAGTGTACTTATACATATGGCAATGAACTGGACTTTGACTTTGATAATGATGGTTAGACTCTTctaccttggggggggggggggggtgaagactGACTGTTCACATTATCCAATCCCCTAGGGCACTATAAACCCTTTTAGCCTTCCCAGCTGTCTGGTTTCTCCTTGTAACTGGAGTGGCCAGTCCTGGCGGCATCTTGTGAATCCATTCTACACCCTGAAGGACATATTTCTAGTaacaagaaagaataaaaatggtGATAAGCATAGAGACAGGCAGACACATTGGGGTGCAGATACGTAACACTAGCAAAGAGAAGAGAATTTGCTAGGTGATAAATGGTGAAGAGTTAAATGAtatttttctctgtgttttttagaTGGCAGTAGAATTTCTTCATGAACTGAATGTGCCTTTCTTAAAAGTTGCCTCTTTGGACACCAATAATTTTCCATATTTGGAGAAAGCTGCTAAGAAAGGTAAATGGGATGTAGTAATTCCCCTCCCTGCACTTTGGGACTTCTGTTTCCACCATTACTAATGACTTCTTTGTGTTACCAGGGTGTCCAATGGTCATCTCCAGTGGGATGCAAAGCATGGAAATAATGAGGAAAGTTTACCAAACCATGAAGACCACCAGCACCAAGTTCTGCTTCCTCCAGTGCACCAGTGCCTATCCGCTGGAACCTGAAGATGTTAACCTGCGTGTTATCACAGTCAGTACAATACACAGTGATTTCACAATGAATAGAACACGTTAGTTATAGGACCCATTTTCCTCACCTGACAACCGTTACTGTATTTCATTCTTCCTGCTACATCCACAGTCTGTAAAATTACGAAACAGTGAAATGGtattcactctctctgtcctgatgaaaccaaaacatcaactgattaTTGCCATCCACAGATAGAGCctgccttctgaatttctccagcattttgtgttttgttctagatttccagcatctgtataaGTCATTTGTGTTTAttcattttctctgtccagttaGTTCTAATTTTTTTTCTAAGCTACACCTCTGCTCCTTCCCTATAGGCACACAACCTCTATCCTTTCACAATTTATCAACTTTGCCAAGAAGTCAAATATTAAACTTGCTCCTTTCAGGCAGTGCCTTTAGTTTGCCACAGCCTCTTGGCTCATCTTTTGCTTTTGACCTTGTCCTCTGGCCGATAGTCTGCTGCAGTACAAATGCCTCCCTTGTTTCTCTGAAGTCCTAGCTCTCCCTTTCAACTCCTCAGTTCTATGTGAACTTCTGAAGCCAGCCCCTGCAACTTTTGGCATATTTAAGTCGTTGATAATGTTTGCTTCCAAGCCAATGAGATCTATAGAAAGATTGACTTGTTGACCTTTTGGCCCCTCCAGGAATACCAAAAAGAGTTTCCAGACATTCCTATTGGATACTCAGGGCATGAGACTGGAATAGCTATAAGCATAGCAGCAGTTGCTATGGGAGCCAAAGTCCTGGAGCGTCATGTGACCCTGGACAAAACCTTGAAGGGTAATGACCACCAGGCTTCCCTGGAGCCAGATGAGCTGCGAGAACTGGTCCGCTCGATCCGCACGGTGGAGAAGGCGTTTGGCTCTCCCCTCAAACAGTTTTTGCCTTGTGAGACGGTCTGCCATAGCAAGGTACAAGCTAACATTGAAGGGTAAAGCAAAAACCCCTAGTCTTTGAGAATTTGCTGATTTTCTTGCTGCGTTTATTCCTCCAGTAAAGGAAGTAAAGGAGTGTTTAGTTTTAACGAGATAATACTTATGTAATGCAATGGTCTAATGTTTGGTGTACTCTGGGGAATGAATTACGAGATTTTCCTGTTTTCCAAACACACAACCTGTGAAATCAGGCAGAACGTGGCACAGCTACAATGTATAGTTCTTGGTGCTTTAAAGTAATGATGTTACCTTCTCCTTCTGTTGTAGCTGGGGAAGTCGGTTGTAGCCAAGGTGAATATTCCAGCAGGAACAGTCCTGACCATGGACATGATGACTGTAAAGGTCGCAGTCCCGAAAGGTGTTGAACCAAGCGACATCTTTAACCTGGTGGGAAAGAAAGTCACAGCAAACATAGGAGCAGATGAAACAATCACTGAGGACGTGATCGGAAAGCACAACTCTTAAAATTACACAGAGTCAATGCCTAAATTAAGCCAATTAGAGCTTTATTAATGCCAAGTCTGGTTGTGGGGTTATTAATTAATTAACAATTTATTATGGAATAATCAATGAAATAAAATGATTTGCTGCATCAAATTTTGAATTCCATTAATGTTCTTTATTTTTGGAGTTTGGACGTTACTGGCAACTTTTGCCTGTCCAGAATTGTCCCGAGGTAACGGTGAGCTACCCTGAGCTGCTGCAATCCTGGTGAAGATACTTTGGGAGGGGATTCCAGGATTTTAAACCCGGTGGCAATGAAGGATCAGTGATGTTTCTGAGTCGGGATGGTGGGAGACTGAGAGGAACCTGCAGGTGGCGCTGTTCCTTCTGCATCTTTTGCCCTTGGCTGTCTAGATGATAGAGATAGTGGATTTGAGATGTGCTGACAGGAAGCCTGGGTGATAACATCAGTGTGTTTCATAGATGGAGCACATTGTGCTTACTATCTGATGGTGTTGGAGCCAGGGTTTATATCACTCAAGCGGCCTGCTTTATCCTGGAAGGTGCTGGAGCTGTCTGAGGAGCTGGGCCAGGGAAATTGTATTCCTTTATTTCTCACTTGGGTCTGCTAGGTGGTAGAAGGTGAGAGGTGGCACATCACCCCCTCTGGGGGTGGGAAGTTGCAGTTCCTTACCGGTTGCTTCAGCCACCACATTTCTGCTTTGATCAGAAAATTAACTGGAGTATGTTCATAGGATGTCGTCTGTTGGGATTTGGGGGTAACAAAGCTAGGTGCATTTGACTGTCTGATTGGGAATGGTGTTCATTCAGCCGTCTGCCTGACTGATATCCAGGACCCACTGCCTGCACCTGTGGGCTGGCTTCATTTGCTGAAGACTTGTGAATGAAACTGAACTTTGTGCCATCAGTTACTACAAAACAATTAACCTTGTAAACAGAATGAAATCTGAATGCTGCAGCCAAAGATTATTGGCATTAGGCTGGGATCACTGGCCTCCAATAACCTGGTTTTATCTTGGGCAAGATGCAATTTCATTCATCAGATCGTTCCCTCGATGCCTGTTAACCTAATGTTTACCAGACCCTGCACTGAATCAAATAGGAAGGGCAGTCGCTGCCTCCTCTTTGGTCCATGTTTGCTAAggcagtgtagtgattagcactgcactttacagtgccagctggaATATCAGAGTTCGATTCCTGCCATTGCCtgaaaggagtctgtacattctccccatgcccaggtgctcaggtttcctcccatgttccaaaggtcTCCAAGATTAGCATCACTGAGTTCCAGGCATATTATACacaaatagagtcatagagcactatagcatggaaacaggccctttggcccgtctagtctatgccaagctattaatctgcctagtctcatcgtcctgcgccctccatacccctcccatccataatctatccaaatttctccttgATGAATACAACTGCAAATACAGAAGGTATTTAAGACTCTACCCACATCTTCTGATTGTTTATGCACAGGTAACTCCTTTGGTCCTGAAAGGGACCCAATTTTCCCCAGCCTTTTCCTTGCTGTATCATAGATGTAAGATGCCTTGGTGTGAAAGTTCGCAAGGAAAAGTCAGGAGAATGGCAAtgacagggaaaatggatcagccataatgaaatggtggaacaggttCGATGGGCTGAACGAACTAATTCTGGTCCTctctcttatggccttatggtattATCCCTAACCTTGCCTGCCGATCTTGTATTCCATGGCCTCTCTTTGTCTTCCTAATTTTTCTCAGTACTCTCCTATACTCCTGAAGTGTTTCAGTACCTCATGCCACATAagagtcacagagcaatacagctcagatgcaggcccttcagcccaaaagatccatgctgactacagtaTCCGCAGTTACTCCCAAGTTCCTGTTTTTCACCCATATCCTTTCACCCTTTCCTCCCATTTTTAATTATGCCTTATTTATTAAAGAAACTGATTTAATATCCTTGTACGTCAAGAGTTGTCAAGAACCTGCCTTCCTTGCTTTTCACTTTGGCTGTGAATTCCCACTATTTCTAACAGACCCTTGCATGTTGCATGTAGGTTTGCCTACAAGTAGCTGCTCTGCGACTAAATTTGCTAGGTTCTATCTTATGagacaaacacgagaaaatctgcagatgctggaaattcaagcaacacacacaaaatgctggtggaacacagcaggtcaggcagcatctatagggagaagcgccatTGAtgatttgggcagagacccttcgtcaggactaactgaaaggaaagatagtaagagatttgaaagtaggaggaggaggggaaatgcgaaatgataggagaagactggagggggtggggtgaagctgagagccagacaggtgattggcaaaagggatacagagctagagaagggaaaggatcatgggatggaaggcctagggagaaagaaagggggaggggagcaccagagggagatggagaacagacagagtgatgggcagagagagagaaaaaaaccgaacaactaaatatgtcagggatggggtacgaaggggaggaggtgcattaacggaagttagagaagtcaatgtccatgccatcaggttggaggctactcagccggtatataaggtgttgttcctccaacctgagtgtggcttcatcttgacaatagaggaggccatggattgacatatcagaatgggatgggatgtggaattaaaatttgtgtccggctgggtagcctccaacctgatggcatgaacattgatttctctaacttccattaatgcccctccccttcttaccccatccctgatatatttagtttttttttctctcactgcgcatcactctgcctgttctccatctccttctggtgctcccctccccctttctttctccctaggcttcctgtcccacgatcctttcctttctctagctctgtatgccttttgccaatcacctttctggcgctcagcttcatcccaccccctctggtcttctcctatcatttggcattttcccctcccccttctactttcaaatctcttactatctttcctttcagttagtcccggcgaagggtctcggcctgaaacgtcaacagtgcttcttcctatagatgctgcctggcctgctgcattccaccagcattttgtgtgtgttgcttgtctaTCTTATGATATTGAATTTGACATTTCCCCAGTTCAGAACTTTAATGTCCAGACCACCCTTATCCCTTAGAACTGTAGGCCATAGTCACTTTTCCTGAAGTACTCTCCCACTGGACTCCATCTGACTGCTGGCTTCAATCTTTCAGGTTATGCCCCTTTTCGGATGGGTCCATGAACTTGGCTCAAAAACCTCTCCTAGATGCTCCTGAAATTCCCTACTTCTCTAACTCTTGTGTACACTTGTCATTTGCCTGCATACCTGCTCCTTTCTCTTCCACTAATCGTTGGGATACCTGTAGTTATCATTGTCCCTTTTGTATTTCCAAGCCCAAGGCACGTGGGCATGTTTGAGGAAACAGTGATGGTCTCCATAATCT from Hypanus sabinus isolate sHypSab1 chromosome 3, sHypSab1.hap1, whole genome shotgun sequence carries:
- the LOC132391849 gene encoding sialic acid synthase-like, giving the protein MPLEFELCPGRPIGGPHPCFIIAEIGQNHQGDIEIAKKMIRMAKECGADCAKFQKSELEYKFNKAALERPYTSQHSWGATYGDHKRYLEFSHEQYRELSKFAQEIGIFFTASGMDEMAVEFLHELNVPFLKVASLDTNNFPYLEKAAKKGCPMVISSGMQSMEIMRKVYQTMKTTSTKFCFLQCTSAYPLEPEDVNLRVITEYQKEFPDIPIGYSGHETGIAISIAAVAMGAKVLERHVTLDKTLKGNDHQASLEPDELRELVRSIRTVEKAFGSPLKQFLPCETVCHSKLGKSVVAKVNIPAGTVLTMDMMTVKVAVPKGVEPSDIFNLVGKKVTANIGADETITEDVIGKHNS